One Setaria italica strain Yugu1 chromosome I, Setaria_italica_v2.0, whole genome shotgun sequence DNA window includes the following coding sequences:
- the LOC101775178 gene encoding probable RNA-dependent RNA polymerase 1, producing MGRTIQVSGFALTDSAEYVKDFLERIAGAGTVYALKLRHPRNITATSKAFAIVQFQTQECASLVENAAQRNALRSRCIYLKARPADRDIVPRPRIAMFSLDAAALHLGCLVKENILYTLFSVRNISVQFGFDMKKIYFYLSYNLIKYKLELSYESIWEMQLHRPPAYLSQTKFLLFQVQAAPKIYELLPRRSGLMYEDPFFNWFRDDTDEQWTRTIDFTPSASIGQSSILCLEVPQQCELPNIADYFVYYKEHNLDFECQKGYSYSCGNSFVPIVKSPDYIEVPYEILFKINHLVQNGTLSGPTLDDNFFCLVSPKHVPIDHIKRALLKMSYLKSTCLNPTNWLALQYSKIRKSRYALQRSSGISLDDGLVYVHRVQVTPAKVYFYGPEINVSNRVVRHFSADLDNFLRISFVDEDCEKLRSVDLSPRSASGNDARRTALYNRVLSVLSNGISIGGKHFEFLAFSSSQLRDNSAWMFASRPGLTASDIRKWMGDFRNIRNVAKYAARLGQSFSSSTETLKVPRYEVEEIPDITDITDGTEYIFSDGIGKISANFALEVAMKCKLKRFAPSVFQIRYGGYKGVVAIDPASNRKLSLRKSMSKFQSENITLDVLAYSKYQPCFLNRQLITLLSTLGVSGTVFELKQEEAVRQLNRMVTEPQAASEAIELMPMGEVTNVVKELLSCGYQPDHEPYLSMLLQTFRASKLLELKTKSRIFIPQGRAMMGCLDETRTLKYGQVFIQASYCADDHRKFVVTGKVVVAKNPCLHPGDIRVLHAVDVPYLHHMFDCVVFPQQGPRPHPNECSGSDLDGDIYFVSWDQTLIPSRMVEPMDYTPAPADILDHDVTIEEIQEYFTNYIVNESLGIIANAHVVFADKERLKAESLPCIKLAKLFSVAVDFPKTGVPALIPPELHVKEYPDFMEKLDKVTYKSSGVIGRLYREIKKHTPHIKHFTRDVARQSYDTDLIVDGYEDYISEAVEFKEEYDFKLGNLMDHYGIKSEAEIISGCILKMAKNFTKSSDADAIRMAVRSLRKEARSWFNEMSTGEDGIGQDAIEAKASAWYHVTYHPQYWGSYNEGYDRPHLISFPWCVYDRLLCIKQRRNFLRKMEPDLTSLLNNMNQNLRFH from the exons ATGGGAAGGACTATTCAGGTGTCAGGATTTGCTCTAACTGACAGTGCCGAGTATGTCAAGGATTTTTTGGAGCGAATTGCCGGCGCTGGAACCGTCTATGCTCTCAAGCTCAGGCATCCGAGGAACATCACTGCAACCTCAAAGGCGTTTGCTATAGTTCAGTTCCAGACACAGGAATGTGCTTCCTTGGTAGAAAATGCGGCCCAAAGAAATGCTCTTCGGAGCAGATGCATTTATCTGAAAGCCAGACCTGCAGATCGTGACATTGTTCCAAGACCAAGAATTGCAATGTTTTCTCTGGATGCTGCTGCTCTGCATTTGGGTTGCTTGGTTAAGGAAAACATTCTATATACCCTTTTTAGTGTGAGGAATATTTCGGTTCAATTTGGATTTGATATGAAAAAGATTTACTTTTACCTCTCCTACAATCTTATTAAATATAAGCTTGAACTTTCTTATGAGAGTATATGGGAGATGCAGCTTCATCGCCCCCCTGCTTATTTGTCACAGACAAAGTTCCTTTTGTTTCAG GTTCAGGcagctcctaaaatttatgaattGCTCCCACGCCGTTCAGGTCTTATGTATGAGGATCCTTTCTTCAACTGGTTTAGGGACGACACAGATGAACAGTGGACAAGGACTATTGATTTTACTCCATCAGCTAGCATCGGGCAATCATCTATTCTCTGTCTGGAGGTGCCACAACAGTGTGAGCTCCCAAACATTGCTGACTACTTTGTTTACTATAAAGAGCACAATCTTGACTTTGAATGTCAGAAAGGGTATTCATATTCCTGTGGTAACAGCTTTGTTCCAATTGTGAAATCTCCTGATTACATAGAGGTCCCTTATGAGATACTCTTCAAAATCAATCATTTGGTTCAGAATGGGACACTCAGTGGGCCAACATTGGATGACAACTTCTTCTGTCTGGTTAGCCCAAAACATGTACCTATTGATCATATAAAGCGTGCACTTTTAAAGATGTCATATTTGAAAAGCACCTGCTTGAATCCAACAAATTGGTTAGCTCTGCAATACTCAAAAATTCGGAAATCGCGCTATGCACTGCAAAGGTCATCTGGTATATCTCTGGATGATGGATTGGTTTATGTCCACAGGGTGCAAGTTACCCCTGCTAAAGTGTATTTTTATGGACCTGAAATAAATGTCTCCAATCGTGTTGTACGGCATTTCTCTGCTGATTTAGATAACTTCCTTCGGATTTCATTTGTTGATGAGGACTGTGAGAAGCTCCGTTCAGTTGATTTGTCACCTCGTTCTGCTTCTGGAAATGATGCCAGGAGAACTGCTCTGTATAATAGAGTTCTGTCAGTCCTTTCAAATGGCATCAGTATTGGTGGCAAGCACTTTGAGTTTCTTGCCTTTTCCTCAAGCCAACTCCGAGATAACTCTGCATGGATGTTTGCTTCTCGGCCGGGATTGACTGCAAGTGACATCAGGAAGTGGATGGGGGACTTTCGCAATATCAGAAATGTGGCGAAGTATGCTGCAAGGCTTGGTCAATCTTTTAGTTCCTCAACAGAAACTTTAAAGGTACCCAGGTATGAGGTGGAAGAAATTCCTGATATAACTGATATAACAGATGGCACGGAATACATATTCTCTGATGGAATTGGAAAGATCTCAGCTAACTTTGCATTGGAGGTGGCTATGAAGTGCAAATTGAAACGCTTTGCTCCTTCAGTTTTTCAGATAAGGTATGGCGGTTACAAAGGTGTTGTCGCTATTGATCCAGCATCAAATCGTAAGCTTTCTTTGAGAAAAAGTATGTCAAAGTTCCAGTCCGAAAATATCACCCTGGATGTCCTTGCATACAGCAAGTACCAACCATGCTTCTTGAATCGACAGTTGATCACTCTTCTCTCAACACTCGGAGTTAGTGGTACTGTCTTTGAACTAAAGCAGGAGGAAGCTGTGAGGCAGTTAAACAGAATGGTAACTGAACCGCAGGCTGCTAGTGAAGCAATTGAACTTATGCCCATGGGAGAAGTAACTAATGTAGTTAAAGAATTGTTGTCATGTGGCTACCAGCCTGATCATGAACCATATCTTTCCATGCTGCTACAAACTTTTAGAGCATCCAAGCTGCTAGAATTGAAAACAAAGTCAAGGATATTCATCCCACAAGGACGGGCAATGATGGGATGCTTGGATGAAACCCGCACACTGAAGTATGGCCAGGTATTCATTCAAGCTTCTTACTGTGCAGATGACCATCGCAAATTCGTTGTAACAGGAAAAGTAGTTGTTGCCAAAAATCCTTGCCTCCACCCCGGTGACATACGGGTTCTCCATGCTGTCGATGTTCCGTACCTGCACCACATGTTTGACTGTGTTGTCTTTCCACAACAGGGACCAAG ACCGCACCCTAATGAGTGTTCAGGGAGTGATCTTGATGGGGACATATATTTTGTTTCTTGGGATCAAACTCTTATTCCAAGTCGTATGGTGGAGCCTATGGACTATACTCCAGCACCAGCAGACATATTAGACCATGATGTTACAATCGAG GAAATACAGGAGTATTTCACAAACTACATAGTTAATGAGAGTCTGGGGATTATTGCCAACGCGCATGTGGTCTTTGCAGATAAGGAACGTCTTAAGGCTGAAAGTTTACCGTGCATTAAACTGGCCAAGCTCTTCTCTGTAGCTGTTGATTTCCCAAAGACTGGAGTGCCGGCTCTGATTCCACCTGAGCTACATGTTAAGGAGTATCCTGATTTTATGGAAAAGCTCGACAAAGTCACCTACAAATCAAGTGGTGTGATTGGGAGGCTATACAGGGAAATAAAGAAGCACACTCCTCACATAAAGCACTTTACAAGGGATGTAGCAAGGCAGTCTTATGACACTGATTTGATTGTTGATGGCTACGAGGATTACATTTCCGAGGCTGTAGAGTTTAAGGAAGAGTATGATTTCAAGTTGGGCAATCTTATGGACCACTATGGCATAAAAAGTGAAGCTGAGATAATTAGCGGATGTATTCTTAAGATGGCAAAGAATTTCACCAAGAGTAGTGATGCTGATGCAATTAGAATGGCTGTGAGATCTTTGAGGAAGGAAGCTAGGTCATGGTTCAACGAGATGAGCACGGGCGAGGATGGAATTGGTCAAGATGCCATAGAGGCCAAGGCCTCAGCTTGGTATCACGTTACTTATCACCCACAGTACTGGGGCAGCTACAATGAAGGTTATGACCGGCCACATCTTATCAGCTTTCCATGGTGTGTATATGACAGGCTTTTATGCATCAAGCAGAGAAGAAATTTCCTCAGAAAGATGGAGCCTGATTTGACGTCCCTCCTTAATAATATGAATCAGAACTTGAGATTCCATTGA
- the LOC101775577 gene encoding MACPF domain-containing protein At1g14780 isoform X2, with the protein MAVAAAAEKAVRCLGGGFDMTCDMSLKYCKDAGGCLVERGGVETAPLAVPGVGTVAGAPADVKCGKGDRVRLKSGVLEFSKMSELFNQRSSVEGKIPSGLFNACFDLDSGAWAQDAPATKCLAMDGYFISLFDLRLDRRPLALADHVLRDVPAAWDPAAIARFIEKYGTHVVVGLSMGGQDVVYVKQHESSALSPSEIKEHLDRLGDQLFTGACAMPPLRGKSKDKLKMPEAFNVFDAQVAQQRLQAGITTLVSSKEGVTVIYSKRGGNTTVGSHSEWLLTVPAMPDLISVKAVPITSLIKGVAGAGYLSHAINLYLRYKPHVADLEYFLDFQHHKMWAPVLGELPLGPCSNRQGSSPALHFSPLGSKLYVSSSQVIVPKLPVTGMRLHLEGKKHNRLAIHLQHLSTTPAFIAAARHDKPPAWRGSEAASDDRFYEPVQWRMFARVCTAPVKYDPGWRGAGAGDRDRRAAWVVTGARLHVAAHDSTDVLHLGLLYAELPGCAVVQSRWARGATRLSGKSSLLSAVSPVGSSGGGSGGSQKDRQQPSKPEAVNIDSGMLAGGPPVPVAAQKMLRLVDTSQVTMGPQDSPGYWLVTGARLDVDNGRISLHVKFSLLAPAS; encoded by the exons atggccgtggcggcggcggccgagaagGCGGTGAGGTGCCTCGGCGGGGGCTTCGACATGACGTGCGACATGAGTCTCAAGTACTGCAAGGACGCCGGCGGGTGCCTGGTCGAGCGGGGCGGCGTCGAGACGGCGCCGCTCGCCGTGCCGGGTGTCGGGACGGTCGCCGGCGCGCCCGCCGACGTCAAGTGCGGCAAGGGAGACCGCGTCCGGCTCAAGTCCGGCGTGCTCGAGTTCAGCAAG ATGTCGGAGCTGTTCAACCAGCGGAGCTCGGTGGAGGGGAAGATCCCGTCGGGGCTCTTCAACGCGTGCTTCGACCTGGACAGCGGCGCTTGGGCGCAGGACGCCCCCGCCACCAAATGCCTCGCCATGGACGGCTACTTCATCTCCCTCTTCGACCTCCGCCTCGACCGCCGCCCACTCGCGCTCGCCGACCACGTCCTCCGGGACGTCCCGGCCGCCTGGGACCCCGCCGCCATCGCAAG GTTCATCGAGAAGTACGGGACGCATGTGGTCGTGGGGCTGAGCATGGGCGGGCAGGACGTGGTGTACGTGAAGCAGCACGAGTCGTCGGCTCTGTCGCCGTCGGAGATCAAGGAGCATCTCGACAGGCTCGGCGACCAGCTCTTCACCGGGGCCTGCGCCATGCCTCCCCTGCGCGGCAAGTCCAAAGACAAGCTCAAG ATGCCGGAGGCCTTCAACGTGTTCGATGCCCAGGTAGCACAGCAGCGGCTTCAAGCAGGGATCACCACGCTGGTATCTTCCAAAGAG GGCGTGACGGTGATCTACTCCAAGAGGGGTGGGAACACGACGGTGGGCAGCCACTCGGAGTGGCTCCTCACCGTGCCGGCGATGCCCGACTTGATCAGCGTCAAGGCCGTGCCCATCACCTCCCTCATCaagggcgtcgccggcgccggctacCTCTCGCACGCCATCAACCTCTATCTCAGAT ATAAACCTCATGTCGCTGACCTCGAGTACTTCCTGGATTTCCAGCATCACAAGATGTGGGCTCCGGTGCTCGGCGAGCTGCCCCTCGGCCCGTGCTCCAACCGGCAGGGCTCCAGCCCGGCCTTGCATTTCAGCCCGCTGGGTTCCAAGCTCTATGTCAGCTCAAGCCAG GTGATTGTTCCTAAATTGCCGGTCACTGGGATGCGACTGCACCTGGAGGGCAAGAAACACAACCG GTTGGCCATCCACCTGCAGCACCTGTCCACCACGCCGGCGTtcatcgccgccgcgcgccacgACAAGCCGCCGGCATGGCGAGGGTCGGAGGCGGCCTCCGACGACCGCTTCTACGAGCCGGTCCAGTGGCGGATGTTCGCGCGCGTGTGCACGGCGCCGGTCAAGTACGACCCCGGGTGgcggggcgccggcgccggcgaccgcgACCGGCGCGCGGCCTGGGTCGTGACGGGCGCGCGACTCCACGTCGCGGCGCACGACTCCACCGACGTACTGCACCTTGGCCTCCTCTACGCCGAGCTCCCCGGCTGTGCCGTCGTGCAGTCCAGGTGGGCGCGCGGCGCGACGAGGCTGTCCGGCAAGTCGAGCCTCCTCTCGGCTGTGTCCCCCGTGGGGTcttccggcggcggcagtggcggttCGCAGAAGGACAGGCAGCAGCCGAGTAAACCAGAGGCCGTCAACATCGACTCCGGCATGCTCGCCGGCGGGCCGCCTGTGCCGGTGGCCGCGCAGAAGATGCTGAGGCTCGTGGACACCTCGCAGGTGACCATGGGGCCGCAGGACAGCCCTGGGTACTGGCTGGTCACCGGCGCAAGGCTCGACGTCGACAATGGGAGGATCTCGCTGCACGTCAAGTTTTCCCTGCTTGCCCCGGCTTCCTGA
- the LOC101775577 gene encoding MACPF domain-containing protein At1g14780 isoform X1 yields the protein MAVAAAAEKAVRCLGGGFDMTCDMSLKYCKDAGGCLVERGGVETAPLAVPGVGTVAGAPADVKCGKGDRVRLKSGVLEFSKMSELFNQRSSVEGKIPSGLFNACFDLDSGAWAQDAPATKCLAMDGYFISLFDLRLDRRPLALADHVLRDVPAAWDPAAIARFIEKYGTHVVVGLSMGGQDVVYVKQHESSALSPSEIKEHLDRLGDQLFTGACAMPPLRGKSKDKLKNSHGETLKWCQMPEAFNVFDAQVAQQRLQAGITTLVSSKEGVTVIYSKRGGNTTVGSHSEWLLTVPAMPDLISVKAVPITSLIKGVAGAGYLSHAINLYLRYKPHVADLEYFLDFQHHKMWAPVLGELPLGPCSNRQGSSPALHFSPLGSKLYVSSSQVIVPKLPVTGMRLHLEGKKHNRLAIHLQHLSTTPAFIAAARHDKPPAWRGSEAASDDRFYEPVQWRMFARVCTAPVKYDPGWRGAGAGDRDRRAAWVVTGARLHVAAHDSTDVLHLGLLYAELPGCAVVQSRWARGATRLSGKSSLLSAVSPVGSSGGGSGGSQKDRQQPSKPEAVNIDSGMLAGGPPVPVAAQKMLRLVDTSQVTMGPQDSPGYWLVTGARLDVDNGRISLHVKFSLLAPAS from the exons atggccgtggcggcggcggccgagaagGCGGTGAGGTGCCTCGGCGGGGGCTTCGACATGACGTGCGACATGAGTCTCAAGTACTGCAAGGACGCCGGCGGGTGCCTGGTCGAGCGGGGCGGCGTCGAGACGGCGCCGCTCGCCGTGCCGGGTGTCGGGACGGTCGCCGGCGCGCCCGCCGACGTCAAGTGCGGCAAGGGAGACCGCGTCCGGCTCAAGTCCGGCGTGCTCGAGTTCAGCAAG ATGTCGGAGCTGTTCAACCAGCGGAGCTCGGTGGAGGGGAAGATCCCGTCGGGGCTCTTCAACGCGTGCTTCGACCTGGACAGCGGCGCTTGGGCGCAGGACGCCCCCGCCACCAAATGCCTCGCCATGGACGGCTACTTCATCTCCCTCTTCGACCTCCGCCTCGACCGCCGCCCACTCGCGCTCGCCGACCACGTCCTCCGGGACGTCCCGGCCGCCTGGGACCCCGCCGCCATCGCAAG GTTCATCGAGAAGTACGGGACGCATGTGGTCGTGGGGCTGAGCATGGGCGGGCAGGACGTGGTGTACGTGAAGCAGCACGAGTCGTCGGCTCTGTCGCCGTCGGAGATCAAGGAGCATCTCGACAGGCTCGGCGACCAGCTCTTCACCGGGGCCTGCGCCATGCCTCCCCTGCGCGGCAAGTCCAAAGACAAGCTCAAG AATTCTCACGGTGAAACACTGAAATGGTGCCAGATGCCGGAGGCCTTCAACGTGTTCGATGCCCAGGTAGCACAGCAGCGGCTTCAAGCAGGGATCACCACGCTGGTATCTTCCAAAGAG GGCGTGACGGTGATCTACTCCAAGAGGGGTGGGAACACGACGGTGGGCAGCCACTCGGAGTGGCTCCTCACCGTGCCGGCGATGCCCGACTTGATCAGCGTCAAGGCCGTGCCCATCACCTCCCTCATCaagggcgtcgccggcgccggctacCTCTCGCACGCCATCAACCTCTATCTCAGAT ATAAACCTCATGTCGCTGACCTCGAGTACTTCCTGGATTTCCAGCATCACAAGATGTGGGCTCCGGTGCTCGGCGAGCTGCCCCTCGGCCCGTGCTCCAACCGGCAGGGCTCCAGCCCGGCCTTGCATTTCAGCCCGCTGGGTTCCAAGCTCTATGTCAGCTCAAGCCAG GTGATTGTTCCTAAATTGCCGGTCACTGGGATGCGACTGCACCTGGAGGGCAAGAAACACAACCG GTTGGCCATCCACCTGCAGCACCTGTCCACCACGCCGGCGTtcatcgccgccgcgcgccacgACAAGCCGCCGGCATGGCGAGGGTCGGAGGCGGCCTCCGACGACCGCTTCTACGAGCCGGTCCAGTGGCGGATGTTCGCGCGCGTGTGCACGGCGCCGGTCAAGTACGACCCCGGGTGgcggggcgccggcgccggcgaccgcgACCGGCGCGCGGCCTGGGTCGTGACGGGCGCGCGACTCCACGTCGCGGCGCACGACTCCACCGACGTACTGCACCTTGGCCTCCTCTACGCCGAGCTCCCCGGCTGTGCCGTCGTGCAGTCCAGGTGGGCGCGCGGCGCGACGAGGCTGTCCGGCAAGTCGAGCCTCCTCTCGGCTGTGTCCCCCGTGGGGTcttccggcggcggcagtggcggttCGCAGAAGGACAGGCAGCAGCCGAGTAAACCAGAGGCCGTCAACATCGACTCCGGCATGCTCGCCGGCGGGCCGCCTGTGCCGGTGGCCGCGCAGAAGATGCTGAGGCTCGTGGACACCTCGCAGGTGACCATGGGGCCGCAGGACAGCCCTGGGTACTGGCTGGTCACCGGCGCAAGGCTCGACGTCGACAATGGGAGGATCTCGCTGCACGTCAAGTTTTCCCTGCTTGCCCCGGCTTCCTGA
- the LOC101776256 gene encoding dihydropyrimidine dehydrogenase (NADP(+)), chloroplastic has protein sequence MESLMTLRASPAVAASPLQTRRLPAGRQRATTSVVRAAASASGAGEPDLSVRVNGLQMPNPFVIGSGPPGTNYTVMKRAFDEGWGGVIAKTVSLDAEKVINVTPRYAKLRAEPNGAAMGRIIGWQNIELISDRPLETMLNEFKQLKKEYPDRILIGSIMEEYNKAAWHELIERVEESGVDALEINFSCPHGMPERKMGAAVGQDCDLLEEVCGWINEKATVPVWAKMTPNITDITQPARIALKSGCEGVSAINTIMSVMGINLKTLRPEPCVEGYSTPGGYSARAVHPIALAKVMQIARMVKEEFADGQSLSAIGGVETGNDAAEFILLGADTVQVCTGVMMHGYPLVKKLCAELQDFMREHNFSSIEEFRGASLPYFTTHTDLVHRQQEAIKQRKAIKKGLQSDKDWTGDGFVKETESMVSN, from the exons ATGGAGTCGCTGATGACGCTTCGCGCCTCGCCGGcggtcgccgcctcgccgctgcAGACGCGCCGGCTGCCGGCTGGGCGGCAGCGCGCGACGACGTCCGTCGTCCGCGCCGCGGCGTCCGCGTCCGGCGCCGGGGAGCCGGACCTCTCGGTGCGCGTGAACGGGCTGCAGATGCCCAACCCGTTCGTGATCGGGTCGGGGCCGCCGGGCACCAACTACACCGTCATGAAGCGCGCCTTCGACGAGGGCTGGGGCGGCGTCATCGCCAAGACC GTGTCTTTGGATGCTGAAAAAGTTATCAACGTAACTCCTCGCTATGCAAAACTTCGGGCAGAACCAAATGGGGCTGCCATGGGGCGCATTATTGGATGGCAGAACATTGAACTCATCAGTGACAGGCCTCTGGAGACCATGCTGAATGAGTTCAAGCAGTTGAAGAAAGAGTATCCTGACAGGATACTCATTGGCTCAATTATGGAGGAGTACAACAAAGCTGCATGGCATGAGCTTATTGAACGTGTTGAAGAGTCTGGAGTG GATGCTCTTGAGATTAATTTCTCATGTCCGCATGGCATGCCAGAGAGGAAAATGGGTGCTGCTGTGGGACAAGACTGTGATTTGCTAGAGGAAGTTTGTGGCTGGATAAATGAGAAAGCCACCGTGCCTGTTTGGGCAAAGATGACTCCTAACATTACTGATATTACACAG CCTGCAAGAATAGCTCTTAAGTCTGGATGTGAAGGAGTTTCTGCCATTAACACAATTATGAGTGTGATGGGGATTAATCTCAAAACGTTGCGCCCGGAACCTTGTGTGGAAGG GTATTCTACACCTGGGGGTTATTCTGCAAGAGCTGTGCACCCTATAGCATTGGCTAAGGTCATGCAGATAGCAAGGATGGTGAAAGAAGAATTTGCTGATGGACAGTCTCTCTCTGCCATTGGTGGAGTTGAGACTGGCAATGATGCTGCTGAGTTTATTCTTCTTGGTGCAGATACTGTACAG GTATGTACTGGTGTAATGATGCATGGTTATCCCCTTGTGAAGAAGCTTTGCGCAGAGTTGCAGGATTTCATGCGAGAGCACAACTTTTCATCGATTGAAGAGTTTCGCGG GGCCTCGCTCCCGTACTTCACGACACACACAGATTTGGTTCACCGGCAACAGGAAGCGATTAAGCAGAGGAAGGCCATCAAGAAGGGCCTTCAATCAGACAAGGACTGGACAGGCGATGGGTTTGTCAAGGAGACCGAAAGCATGGTATCCAACTGA